The following are encoded in a window of Oncorhynchus masou masou isolate Uvic2021 chromosome 17, UVic_Omas_1.1, whole genome shotgun sequence genomic DNA:
- the LOC135559017 gene encoding zinc finger protein 436-like: MASCNFQAQLVSIMEVLAKAAVAEINKRVDDSCAVIRLEMTQSQRDIDVLKRKCQMMEGELKKTRVRRKVFYPMASARSSYPVKIVLNKQRSNSQWRDGEMAVEEDSQPQPTDVEQRAETEPILIKDEETAEDVWKTDPQEELRITGEESGSKPGQPPSFEQRHCDMDFITQPNISPEDSVEHYPNSDGPEEPGTPQLTSTDVFSTEQHRPDEDSQELVMVKDEKEEDLDQTTALTGPDQFVMDETDGQLWTSVDPGRDTDPDGHQIFSFHASEEYSQNISFFPSHCGLPSVPTMTDDVGPSVHSRGKPHANMFSAAAHMKRHVRTLADETRQQMPEGQSSEMLNSNNDGNSLALQPRQHQHRASEATVRMSECMTGSNMATTSTFSGYSLSRSSFNMVKRMRTQWRSGSTTEKRFREKPHTCEQCGRSFTKQWNLIRHAVVHSGEKPYECTQCGKCFTRRSSMKSHQRTHIGESPVSQNVVPRYPLDPHTSLMLSQARWNK, translated from the exons ATGGCCAGCTGCAATTTTCAGGCGCAGTTGGTATCTATTATGGAGGTATTGGCTAAAGCAGCTGTAGCAGAAATAAACAAACGAGTTGATGATAGCTGTGCAGTTATACGTTTGGAAATGACCCAAAGCCAGCGAGATATTGATGTACTGAAAAGGAAGTGTCAAATGATGGAGGGGGAGCTGAAGAAGACACGAGTCAGGAGAAAAG TTTTTTACCCCATGGCATCAGCAAGATCTTCATACCCAGTCAAAATAGTTTTGAACAAGCAAAGGAGTAACTcacagtggagagatggagaaatggctGTTGAAGAGGACTCTCAACCCCAG CCTACAGATgtggagcagagagcagagactgAACCCATACTGATCAAAGATGAAGAGACAGCAGAGGATGTGTGGAAGACTGACCCTCAGGAAGAGCTCAGGATCACTGGAGAGG AGTCTGGTTCCAAGCCTGGGCAACCACCATCCTTTGAGCAACGGCATTGTGATATGGACTTCATCACACAACCCAACATATCTCCTGAAGACTCAGTGGAACATTACCCCAATTCTGATGGTCCGGAGGAACCAGGCACACCCCAGCTCACATCTACAGACGTTTTCAGCACAGAGCAGCACCGGCCAGATGAGGACTCACAAGAGCTAGTGATGGTGAAggatgagaaagaggaggatcTGGATCAGACCACGGCCCTTACAGGACCTGACCAGTTTGTCATGGATGAGACTGATGGGCAGCTGTGGACCTCTGTGGATCCAGGCAGAGATACTGACCCTGATGGCCACCAAATTTTCTCATTTCATGCCTCAGAAGAGTACTCGCAGAATATCTCTTTTTTCCCATCTCATTGTGGGCTGCCATCCGTTCCTACTATGACAGATGATGTAGGGCCATCGGTTCATTCGAGAGGGAAACCACATGCTAACATGTTCAGTGCAGCAGCACACATGAAAAGACATGTCAGGACATTGGCTGATGAAACTAGACAACAGATGCCAGAAGGACAGAGCAGTGAGATGCTGAACTCAAATAATGATGGAAATAGTTTAGCTCTACAGCCAAGGCAGCATCAGCACAGGGCTTCAGAAGCAACAGTGAGAATGAGTGAGTGCATGACAGGGTCAAACATGGCCACCACCTCCACCTTCTCTGGATACAGCCTGAGTCGCAGTAGTTTTAACATGGTGAAGAGAATGAGGACTCAGTGGAGGTCGGGCAGCACCACCGAGAAGCGTTTCAGAGAGAAACCGCACACCTGCGAACAGTGTGGCAGGAGTTTCACCAAGCAGTGGAACCTGATCAGACATGCTGTGGTCCACAGCGGGGAGAAGCCCTACGAGTGCACACAGTGTGGGAAATGCTTCACCCGGCGCTCCAGTATGAAGTCACATCAGAGAACTCACATAGGAGAGAGTCCAGTGTCTCAAAATGTTGTACCCCGATACCCCTTGGATCCACATACAAGTTTAATGTTGTCTCAGGCCAGGTGGAATAAATAG
- the LOC135559024 gene encoding U6 snRNA-associated Sm-like protein LSm7 produces MADRNQDRNKEGEKKKKESIFDLSKYIDKQIRVKFQGGREASGVLKGFDPLLNLVLDSTIEYLRDPDDQFKLTEDTRQLGLVVCRGTSVVLICPQDGMEAIPNPFIQQQDG; encoded by the exons ATGGCG GACAGAAACCAGGACAGAaacaaggaaggagagaagaagaagaaagagagtaTCTTTGACCTGTCAAAGTACATTGATAAACAAATCCGTGTGAAGTTTCAGGGAGGACGAGAGG CCAGTGGAGTCCTGAAGGGGTTTGACCCCCTGTTGAACCTGGTATTGGACAGCACCATCGAGTACTTGCGGG ATCCTGACGACCAGTTCAAGTTGACTGAGGACACCCGGCAGCTGGGCCTGGTGGTTTGTAGAGGGACTTCCGTGGTGCTCATCTGTCCTCAGGACGGCATGGAagccatccccaaccccttcatCCAGCAGCAGGACGGATAG